The following are from one region of the Baumannia cicadellinicola str. Hc (Homalodisca coagulata) genome:
- the mnmA gene encoding tRNA 2-thiouridine(34) synthase MnmA → MNIINKKVIVGMSGGVDSSVSALLLLQQGYTVEGLFMKNWEEDDHEQYCTVAKDLADAQAVCNQLGIILHKVNFAAEYWDNVFEYFLAEYQVGRTPNPDILCNKNIKFKVFLDFATQNLGADYIATGHYVIRKDINGKSRLLRGLDNQKDQSYFLYTIGYQQMARCFFPLGKLNKLRVREIAAKQGLVTASKKDSTGICFIGKRKLSDLLSRYISAKPGAIITVDNEYIGYHQGLMYYTLGQRKKLGIGGTKNGSQDPWYVVDKDINHNLLIIAQGHNHPRLMSNGLIASKLYWVDRTTLSTPLRCTVKTRYRQSDIGCLIKPIANNQLQVDFDYPVAAVTPGQSAVFYLAEQCIGGGTIEIRKPLGS, encoded by the coding sequence ATGAACATTATTAATAAAAAAGTTATTGTCGGTATGTCAGGTGGTGTTGATTCTTCTGTATCTGCTTTGTTATTACTACAACAAGGTTATACAGTAGAAGGTCTATTTATGAAAAATTGGGAAGAAGATGATCATGAACAATATTGCACGGTTGCTAAAGATCTAGCGGATGCACAAGCTGTCTGTAATCAATTAGGTATTATATTGCATAAGGTAAACTTTGCAGCAGAGTATTGGGATAATGTATTTGAATATTTTCTAGCAGAATATCAGGTTGGACGTACTCCTAATCCAGATATACTATGTAATAAAAATATTAAGTTTAAAGTTTTCTTAGATTTTGCAACACAAAATCTCGGTGCTGATTATATCGCTACCGGACATTATGTAATTCGTAAGGACATTAATGGAAAAAGTAGGTTACTAAGAGGATTAGATAATCAAAAAGATCAAAGTTACTTCCTTTATACCATTGGATACCAACAGATGGCCCGCTGCTTTTTCCCATTAGGCAAACTAAATAAACTCAGAGTACGAGAAATAGCAGCAAAACAAGGATTAGTAACTGCATCTAAAAAAGACTCTACTGGTATTTGTTTTATTGGCAAACGTAAATTAAGTGATTTACTTAGTCGTTATATTTCAGCTAAACCAGGAGCAATTATCACAGTTGATAATGAATATATCGGCTATCATCAAGGTTTAATGTATTATACTCTTGGTCAACGTAAAAAACTAGGTATTGGTGGTACTAAAAATGGTAGTCAAGATCCTTGGTATGTAGTAGATAAAGATATCAATCATAATTTATTAATAATTGCCCAAGGACATAATCATCCACGTCTTATGTCTAATGGTCTCATTGCCTCCAAATTATACTGGGTTGATCGTACTACTTTAAGTACACCACTTCGATGTACCGTTAAAACACGCTATCGACAATCTGATATAGGTTGTTTAATCAAACCAATCGCTAATAATCAGTTACAAGTAGACTTTGATTATCCAGTAGCAGCAGTAACACCTGGCCAGTCTGCAGTATTTTATCTAGCAGAACAATGTATAGGTGGAGGTACTATAGAGATAAGAAAACCATTAGGGAGCTAA
- the purB gene encoding adenylosuccinate lyase, which yields MELCSLTAISPIDGRYSDKVNLLRAIFSEFALLKFRVQVEVRWLQKLASCANIKEIASFDDKTNAYLDAIINNFSLEDADRIKTIERTTNHDVKAIEYFLKEKAVTLPILQKASEFFHFACTSEDINNLSYALMLATARKEVILPIWQKVIHAVKKLAINYRDIPILSRTHGQPATPSTLGKEMANIAYRLVRQYNQLEKVEILGKINGSVGNYNAHIAAYPEVNWHNLSKKFVTELGIQWNPYTTQIEPHDYIAELLNCIARFNTILIDFNRDIWGYISLNYFSQTTLVGEIGSSTMPHKVNPIDFEKSEGNLGLANAISSHLSSKLPISRWQRDLTNSTVLRNLGVNLSYSLIAYDATLTGINKLKVNKNCLLDDLNLNWQILAEPIQTIMRRYGIDQPYEQLHTFTHGKHVTAAELQEFIDSLPLPNEIRSQLKAMNPTNYIGYATSLVNEVITLIDKLC from the coding sequence ATGGAATTATGTTCTTTAACCGCTATTTCTCCTATAGACGGTCGTTACAGTGATAAAGTAAACTTATTACGGGCAATTTTTAGTGAATTTGCCTTACTAAAATTTCGTGTCCAAGTAGAAGTACGTTGGCTACAAAAACTAGCTTCTTGCGCTAATATTAAAGAAATAGCCTCATTTGATGATAAGACAAATGCTTATCTTGATGCTATAATAAACAATTTTAGTTTAGAAGATGCTGATCGTATTAAGACTATTGAACGTACGACTAACCATGATGTTAAAGCCATTGAATATTTTCTAAAAGAAAAAGCAGTAACATTACCTATTTTACAAAAAGCTAGCGAATTTTTTCATTTTGCTTGTACATCAGAAGATATTAATAATTTATCTTATGCTCTAATGCTTGCTACTGCTCGTAAGGAAGTAATACTGCCTATTTGGCAGAAAGTGATTCATGCAGTTAAAAAACTAGCAATAAACTATCGAGATATACCTATACTATCACGTACTCATGGACAGCCAGCAACTCCATCAACTTTAGGCAAAGAAATGGCTAATATAGCCTATCGTCTGGTACGACAGTATAATCAATTAGAAAAAGTAGAAATTCTTGGTAAAATTAATGGTTCTGTAGGTAATTATAACGCCCATATAGCCGCTTATCCAGAAGTAAATTGGCATAATTTAAGCAAAAAGTTCGTTACAGAACTTGGTATCCAATGGAATCCATATACTACACAAATTGAACCTCATGACTATATTGCTGAATTATTAAACTGTATAGCACGTTTTAATACAATACTTATTGATTTTAACCGAGATATATGGGGCTATATTAGCCTAAATTATTTTAGCCAAACAACTCTCGTTGGAGAGATTGGCTCTTCTACGATGCCGCATAAAGTAAATCCTATTGACTTTGAGAAATCAGAAGGTAATTTAGGCCTTGCTAATGCAATTAGTAGCCATTTATCTTCTAAGTTACCAATATCACGCTGGCAACGTGATTTAACTAATTCTACAGTGTTACGTAATTTAGGTGTTAACCTGAGCTATAGTTTAATTGCGTATGATGCAACTTTAACAGGAATTAATAAACTTAAGGTCAATAAGAATTGTCTATTAGATGATTTAAATTTAAATTGGCAAATACTTGCAGAGCCAATCCAAACTATAATGCGTCGTTATGGTATTGATCAGCCTTATGAACAGCTTCATACTTTTACTCATGGTAAGCATGTTACCGCAGCTGAACTACAAGAATTTATTGATAGTTTACCATTGCCTAATGAAATTAGGTCTCAACTAAAAGCCATGAATCCAACTAATTATATAGGCTATGCAACTTCATTAGTTAATGAAGTTATTACGTTAATTGATAAACTATGCTAA
- the fumC gene encoding class II fumarate hydratase gives MNDIRIEIDSMGAIEVPAVKLWGAQTQRSLQFFQISSEKIPQEVIYALAQIKLVTAMVNSQLGLLKKQYANAIIQAADEVLAGKHDNEFPLVIWQTGSGTQSNMNMNEVLANRASELLGGKRGKARLIHPIDDVNKSQSSNDVFATAMHIAAVVTIYESLIPQIKNLKNSLSKKSNNFSKIIKVGRTHLQDAIPLTLGQEISGWVTMLEHSLIHIEDSIPHLCELALGGTAVGTGLNTHPEYAVRTATIIADLTGHPFVTAPNKFESLATCDALVYAHGALKSLAVSLMKIANDVRWLSSGPRCGIGEIIIPENEPGSSIMPGKVNPTQCEAITMLCCQVMGNDAAINIGGASGQLELNVYRPMVIYNFMQSVRLLTDGINSFNKNCVIGIEPNYDRIQQLLNQSLMLVTALNIHIGYDKAAEIAQKAYRESISLKQAAIKLGYLSEKQFDEWVQPENMISAQ, from the coding sequence ATGAATGATATACGTATAGAAATAGACTCTATGGGGGCAATTGAGGTCCCCGCAGTAAAGCTTTGGGGAGCACAAACTCAGCGTTCACTACAATTTTTTCAGATTTCTTCTGAAAAAATACCGCAAGAAGTAATTTATGCTTTAGCTCAAATAAAACTAGTTACTGCTATGGTTAATTCTCAACTTGGATTACTCAAGAAACAATATGCTAATGCTATTATTCAAGCAGCAGACGAAGTTCTAGCTGGTAAACATGATAATGAATTTCCTCTAGTGATTTGGCAGACCGGTTCTGGTACTCAAAGTAACATGAATATGAACGAAGTCCTAGCTAATAGAGCTAGCGAACTATTGGGTGGTAAACGTGGTAAAGCACGACTAATTCATCCTATTGATGATGTCAATAAAAGTCAAAGTTCTAATGATGTTTTTGCTACTGCAATGCATATAGCTGCAGTAGTAACTATATATGAATCTTTAATTCCACAGATTAAAAATTTAAAAAATAGCCTAAGCAAGAAATCTAATAACTTTAGTAAAATTATTAAAGTTGGTCGTACTCATCTTCAAGATGCAATACCACTAACATTAGGTCAAGAAATTTCTGGTTGGGTAACGATGTTAGAACATAGCCTAATACATATAGAAGATAGTATACCACATTTATGTGAACTAGCTCTGGGTGGTACAGCAGTTGGTACTGGTCTCAATACTCATCCTGAGTATGCTGTACGGACAGCCACAATAATTGCTGATTTAACTGGTCATCCATTTGTCACTGCTCCCAACAAGTTTGAATCACTAGCTACCTGCGATGCTTTAGTATATGCACATGGTGCATTAAAAAGCTTAGCCGTATCGCTAATGAAAATAGCAAATGACGTACGTTGGTTATCTTCTGGACCTAGATGTGGCATAGGCGAGATCATAATACCAGAAAATGAACCTGGTAGTTCTATTATGCCAGGTAAAGTTAATCCAACACAATGTGAAGCTATTACTATGCTGTGTTGTCAAGTAATGGGTAATGATGCTGCAATTAATATTGGTGGTGCTTCTGGTCAATTAGAACTAAATGTTTATCGTCCTATGGTTATTTATAATTTTATGCAATCAGTACGCTTATTAACAGATGGTATTAATAGTTTTAATAAAAATTGCGTTATAGGTATAGAACCTAATTATGATCGTATTCAACAGTTATTAAATCAGTCACTTATGCTAGTTACTGCACTTAACATACATATTGGTTATGATAAAGCAGCAGAAATTGCACAAAAAGCTTATAGAGAGAGTATTTCATTGAAACAAGCTGCAATAAAATTAGGTTATCTATCAGAAAAACAATTTGATGAATGGGTACAACCGGAAAATATGATTAGTGCACAATAA